Proteins encoded in a region of the Streptomyces sp. NBC_01471 genome:
- a CDS encoding PadR family transcriptional regulator: protein MSIRHGLLALLEHGPRYGSQLRTEFESRTGSTWPLNVGQVYTTLSRLERDGMVVQDSEDGAGHALYAITDEGREELHSWYGAPVDRTSPARDELAIKLAMAVGAPDVDIRAVIQSQRRHTVKAMQDYTRLKAQALDTTPANRDEVAWLLVLEQLIFQAEAEARWLDHCESRLVRLAAAARTDPAPAPAPATARKTRTKTRR from the coding sequence ATGTCGATCCGCCACGGGCTCCTGGCCCTTCTGGAGCACGGCCCCCGCTACGGCTCCCAGCTCCGCACCGAGTTCGAGTCCCGGACCGGCTCCACCTGGCCGCTCAACGTCGGGCAGGTCTATACGACGCTCTCCCGCCTGGAGCGCGACGGCATGGTGGTGCAGGACTCCGAGGACGGCGCGGGCCACGCGCTGTACGCCATCACCGACGAGGGCCGGGAGGAGCTGCACAGCTGGTACGGGGCCCCGGTCGACCGCACCAGCCCGGCCCGCGACGAGCTGGCCATCAAGCTGGCGATGGCCGTCGGGGCACCCGACGTGGACATCCGCGCGGTGATCCAGTCGCAGCGCCGCCACACGGTGAAGGCGATGCAGGACTACACGCGGCTCAAGGCACAGGCCCTGGACACCACCCCGGCCAACCGCGACGAGGTGGCCTGGCTGCTCGTACTGGAACAGCTGATCTTCCAGGCGGAGGCGGAGGCCCGCTGGCTCGACCACTGCGAGTCCCGCCTGGTCCGCCTGGCAGCGGCAGCGCGGACGGACCCCGCCCCCGCCCCCGCCCCCGCAACAGCGCGGAAAACTCGCACAAAGACCCGCCGCTGA
- a CDS encoding protein kinase produces the protein MSQDGAQGRYAGDSVAGGRYQLRDLLGEGGMASVYLAYDQALDRQVAIKTLHTELGREQSFRERFRREAQAVAKLSHTNIVSVFDTGEDTLGDALMPYIVMEYVEGQPLGSVLQADIAQYGAMPADKALKITADVLAALDTSHEMGLVHRDIKPGNVMMTKRNVVKVMDFGIARAMQSGVTSMTQTGMVVGTPQYLSPEQALGRGVDARSDLYSVGIMLFQLLTGRLPFDADSPLAIAYAHVQEEPVAPSSINRSVTPAVDALVARALKKNPNERFPSAESMRDECLRVMTSGHTGAAPMVVGGAPAPNSGSGVGSAVFPPVDSSLPQSGQVQTPYQPGPYGTPAQAPSYGYPQQGGYQTPPPQNGYQTPAAQPYASQQYGVQTPPSYGVPPAAPSSPARQGGPGGGRRNMPLIAGAAVVALLAIGGVIAAMNMGGPDDKTGADSRAGSRTDSAGPAKAGHKGPERDRTMDASDCSDAQPGTTDPDKIELPDFTYKDIRSVKACAQAAGWHITTKKEPSGQWGQDVVLDQYPLANTDVSPKDLTITLGISTGDAS, from the coding sequence ATGAGCCAGGACGGCGCGCAGGGCCGCTATGCGGGAGATTCGGTTGCCGGAGGGCGCTATCAGCTCCGTGACCTGCTCGGCGAAGGCGGTATGGCGTCGGTGTACCTGGCGTACGACCAGGCGCTGGACCGGCAGGTCGCCATCAAGACGCTCCACACGGAACTGGGGCGCGAGCAGTCGTTCCGCGAGCGGTTCCGGCGTGAGGCGCAGGCGGTCGCCAAGCTGTCGCACACCAACATCGTCTCGGTCTTCGACACCGGCGAGGACACCCTCGGCGACGCGCTGATGCCGTACATCGTCATGGAGTACGTGGAGGGGCAGCCGCTCGGCTCCGTGCTCCAGGCGGACATCGCCCAGTACGGCGCGATGCCGGCCGACAAGGCGCTGAAGATCACCGCCGATGTGCTGGCCGCGCTGGACACCAGCCACGAGATGGGCCTGGTCCACCGCGACATCAAGCCCGGCAACGTGATGATGACCAAGCGCAACGTCGTGAAGGTCATGGACTTCGGCATCGCCCGCGCCATGCAGTCGGGCGTCACGTCGATGACACAGACCGGCATGGTCGTGGGCACTCCGCAGTACCTCTCGCCCGAGCAGGCGCTCGGCCGCGGGGTGGACGCGCGCTCCGACCTCTACTCGGTCGGCATCATGCTGTTCCAGCTGTTGACGGGCCGGCTGCCGTTCGACGCGGACTCGCCGCTGGCCATCGCGTACGCGCATGTACAGGAGGAGCCGGTCGCGCCCTCCTCGATCAACCGCTCCGTCACCCCGGCCGTCGACGCGCTGGTCGCCCGCGCGCTGAAGAAGAACCCGAACGAGCGGTTCCCGTCGGCCGAGTCCATGCGCGACGAGTGCCTGCGGGTCATGACGTCGGGCCACACCGGCGCCGCCCCGATGGTGGTCGGCGGCGCTCCCGCACCGAACAGCGGCTCGGGCGTCGGGTCGGCGGTCTTCCCGCCGGTGGACTCCTCGCTGCCGCAGAGCGGCCAGGTCCAGACGCCCTACCAGCCGGGCCCGTACGGCACACCGGCACAGGCGCCTTCGTACGGCTACCCGCAGCAGGGCGGCTACCAGACCCCGCCGCCGCAGAACGGCTACCAGACGCCCGCCGCGCAGCCGTACGCCTCGCAGCAGTACGGGGTGCAGACCCCGCCGTCGTACGGTGTCCCGCCCGCAGCGCCGTCCTCCCCGGCCCGGCAGGGCGGACCCGGCGGCGGCCGGCGGAACATGCCGCTGATCGCGGGGGCGGCCGTGGTGGCACTGCTGGCGATCGGCGGGGTGATCGCGGCGATGAACATGGGCGGCCCGGACGACAAGACCGGTGCGGACAGCAGGGCGGGCAGCAGGACGGACTCCGCCGGACCCGCGAAGGCCGGCCACAAGGGGCCCGAGCGGGACCGGACGATGGACGCCTCGGACTGCTCGGACGCGCAGCCGGGCACCACGGACCCGGACAAGATCGAGCTGCCGGACTTCACCTACAAGGACATCCGGTCGGTGAAGGCGTGCGCCCAGGCGGCAGGCTGGCACATCACGACGAAGAAGGAGCCCAGCGGGCAGTGGGGCCAGGACGTGGTGCTCGACCAGTACCCGCTGGCGAACACGGACGTGAGCCCCAAGGACCTCACCATCACGCTGGGGATCTCGACGGGCGACGCGAGCTGA